In the genome of Leishmania panamensis strain MHOM/PA/94/PSC-1 chromosome 17 sequence, one region contains:
- a CDS encoding formin, putative (TriTrypDB/GeneDB-style sysID: LpmP.17.0920) yields the protein MVDIGEPIASPNTPARVRSPEHPRRRSSVRIDDAILPQPSTSISMSLQKLRRPSVSEWRRRGSPTASGPNVSLRRFSRPNTVEVSKDYLQSVAEAHGVTAEHVRDVMIAAQGDTDLMLAILQSEADAQLASPANIDVLHFGTQETVRRLLLFLELPQEWEGEVVRTLNVTSGDAQEAAAILAQKSGRRSISLPSDITASRQQVLTPTEAEQLPLLLQRLGESPSGEVHQLQSEFPDRTTDEIRTALQLTDGNMANARVFLREGHTASKKSNRDAMNSIFARVAATRGSRPRPDHRKEIEAVYYKLNGAVGVRSSTAMIPNLTTGEDVVTTSLSPQEFQLYRSGGEAFDTLNSQQRVSQSEGSTPTASTLSTLLFPKTAPSPLTPDVTASRGSDKAHAPRCPQTQPLPPVTSIATPSFSDRGASETRYPSNAARQSVMRVSSHGSPSAAAVADTSQRATPPVLRARRPSLSREATNVSTRLASHLELSSQHPVRTGGSAAAAGSSTVALNNSPSASTADSSAIVHSSGCTPPSPRSAAVVAPRRSSVAAVNLNDYRGSGAAAEARRTENLWTSTGGNVAGGSGAYFASVALGSALSASQQLAGQPLHSPHTESLVRTVLSQLGKSTESEQDKGQHHQQQHQHRVSSELVDAISVRAFWPKGSADSNSSTVSASGVSTPALMASPPPPHGSTAMAPTAANLVSPPGLPPPPPPPGYKAVGPASCPPPPPPPLPPGGSGTPSLPAGLPPPPPPGIPPPTGGPKLPPPPPPPPPQMGNGPLLPQGKGASAAAAPVPNSSTTRNVPINGAVGDSDDAIFKAARPIGLTAGARHKLLALFPKAAPKHTMEEEEAAARAQPILDPNRDRNVGIVLKFIRLPIQQIEASVRTFDTLTLGEERISGLLKIIPTADDFEAIARAQLEHGGPWRRAEEQQLPPSVRFFLMTQHIDLYAERIHAWSLRYELHGRLEYLEQKLSKADKAIDAIFASPSLPDLLYYLLEVSNFLNTGSRFQGAKGFPITQLPQIMNFRTTDGKGTLLQYVAEMLEAVNPHLQQISSELMPTVDEGCDIDVASIEQELKKLRGRLQKCKLLIEQLKNDVRWTNVLGKFIYRSLPVLERVEKLAESINGKAERLREFLCEKKETFSLNEVLRVLSNFCKRYEQERDKQRLRQERQDRMEGNKQRRQSMMSGAIASEGDLPLQTQPTSPPKRPLNAQPQSLDRPFLDLHASANTAKGAKDSPDAAFRPQRSPQPREDVANAESSPSGLRGGASGQSPGLACASCSIGSSGTAEHARLHSLRSNVSGAGDRAKNRTSPPVDRTTTSSSSTPVNSITGGGYYRRLSNSKVKQPGDGTPIASGGGPPPSSSAHSSTGAVGGEVLPPVDRSTLVTSARPSNSARTPVTSVQRGAQQR from the coding sequence ATGGTCGACATAGGGGAGCCCATTGCTTCGCCAAACACCCCTGCTCGAGTGAGGTCGCCGGAGCATCCCCGGCGACGTAGCAGCGTGCGCATTGACGACGCGATCCTGCCGCAGCcgagcacctccatctcTATGTCGTTGCAGAAACTCCGCCGTCCCTCGGTGAGCGAGTGGCGCCGGCGTGGCTCGCCGACAGCGAGCGGGCCAAATGTGTCCCTTCGCCGCTTCTCGCGGCCGAACACTGTGGAGGTATCGAAGGATTACTTGCAGTCCGTagcagaggcgcacggcGTCACTGCAGAACACGTGCGTGACGTCATGATCGCTGCCCAGGGCGACACCGACCTCATGCTGGCAATCCTTCAGAGTGAAGCAGATGCGCAACTAGCCTCGCCGGCAAACATTGATGTGCTGCACTTTGGAACACAGGAGACGGTACGCCGgctgcttcttttcctcgAGCTGCCACAGGAGTGGGAgggcgaggtggtgcggaCGCTCAATGTGACCAGCGGTGacgcgcaggaggcggccGCCATCCTCGCGCAGAAATCTGGCCGGCGATCCATTTCACTACCGAGCGATATCACGGCGTCGCGCCAACAGGTCCTCACACCCACAGAAGCTGAgcagctgcctctgctgctgcagcgtctaGGGGAAAGCCCCAGTGGTGAGGTGCATCAGTTACAATCGGAGTTCCCGGACCGCACTACGGACGAGATCCGCACGGCTTTGCAGCTGACAGACGGCAACATGGCAAACGCGCGTGTTTTCTTGCGGGAGGGTCACACAGCGTccaagaagagcaacagagATGCCATGAACAGCATCTTTGCTCGTGTCGCTGCGACGCGCGGGTCACGGCCGCGGCCGGACCACCGCAAAGAGATCGAGGCGGTGTACTACAAACTCAACGGTGCCGTCGGCGTcagaagcagcaccgcgatGATCCCCAACCTCACCACCGGCGAGGACGTCGTGACGACGAGTCTGTCGCCGCAGGAGTTTCAGCTCTATCGTAGCGGTGGTGAGGCCTTCGACACTCTGAACTCACAGCAGCGAGTGTCTCAGAGCGAGGGCTCGACTCCAACCGCATCCACTTTGAGcactcttcttttccccaaaactgcaccatcgccactTACACCGGACGTGACCGCGTCGCGTGGATCGGACAAGGCACATGCCCCGCGTTGCCCGCAGACACAACCGCTTCCCCCTGTAACGTCCATAGCGACGCCCTCATTCTCCGACCGCGGTGCCAGTGAGACACGCTATCCATCGAATGCAGCTCGTCAGAGCGTTATGCGGGTCTCCTCGCACGGGTCGCCGTCCGCGGCAGCCGTTGCCGACACAAGTCAACGTGCAACACCACCTGTTCTGCGCGCGCGTCGACCATCACTGTCGCGAGAGGCGACGAATGTGTCGACACGCCTCGCAAGCCACCTTGAGCTGTCGTCGCAACATCCAGTGCGAaccggtggcagcgctgccgcagctggcaGCTCGACCGTTGCCCTCAACAATTCCCccagcgcctccactgccGACAGCAGTGCCATCGTGCACTCCAGTGGATGcacaccaccatcaccgcgcTCTGCCGCGGTGGTTGCCCCTCGCCGTTCGAGCGTTGCGGCGGTGAACCTGAATGACTATCGAGGCtcaggcgccgctgcagaggcaaGGAGGACAGAGAACTTGTGGACCAGCACAGGCGGCAACGTGGCAGGCGGTAGTGGCGCGTACTTTGCATCCGTAGCGCTTGGGTCCGCTCTCAgcgcgtcgcagcagctTGCTGGCCAGCCGTTGCACTCGCCTCACACTGAGAGCCTGGTGAGGACTGTCCTTAGTCAGCTTGGCaagagcacagagagcgagcaggaCAAAggtcagcaccaccagcagcagcaccaacatcGGGTGTCCTCGGAGCTTGTAGACGCGATTTCTGTTCGGGCATTTTGGCCGAAGGGCAGCGCTGATAGCAACAGCTCAACCGTATCCGCCAGCGGCGTCTCGACGCCAGCACTGATggcttcaccaccaccaccacatggGAGCACCGCCATGGCTCCGACTGCGGCAAACCTTGTTTCTCCTCCCggtctccctccacccccgccaccgccagggTACAAGGCAGTTGGTCCCGCTAGCTgtccgccgccaccgccaccgccactaccCCCAGGAGGCAGTGGCACACCAAGCCTTCCTGCGgggctgccgccaccacccccccctGGCATTCCTCCACCGACAGGCGGGCCCAAActacccccacccccaccgccgcccccgccacAAATGGGGAACGGGCCATTGCTGCCACAGGGAAAGGGCgcgagcgctgcagcagcccccgTACCAAACAGCAGTACCACGCGCAATGTGCCGATCAACGGTGCCGTTGGCGACTCTGATGACGCAATCTTCAAGGCTGCGCGACCCATCGGGCTGACAGCTGGGGCGCGCCATAAGCTGCTTGCTCTCTTTCCGAAGGCGGCACCGAAGCACacgatggaggaggaggaggcggcggcgcgtgcgcagcccATTCTCGATCCCAACCGTGACCGCAACGTTGGGATTGTGCTCAAGTTCATTCGGCTGCCGATTCAGCAGATCGAGGCGAGTGTACGGACATTTGATACACTGACGCTTGGCGAGGAGCGGATCTCCGGCCTTCTCAAGATCATACCCACTGCAGACGACTTCGAGGCAATTGCGCgggcgcagctggagcacGGTGGCCCGTGGAGGCgtgcagaggagcagcagttgCCTCCATCGGTCCGTTTCTTCCTCATGACGCAGCACATTGACCTCTATGCCGAGCGCATCCACGCCTGGAGCCTACGGTACGAGTTGCATGGGCGACTCGAGTACCTGGAGCAGAAACTGAGTAAGGCGGACAAGGCCATTGACGCCATCTTTGCCTCCCCATCGTTGCCGGATCTGCTGTACTATCTTCTCGAGGTGAGTAACTTCCTCAACACTGGAAGCCGCTTCCAAGGTGCCAAGGGGTTCCCCATCACGCAACTGCCGCAAATCATGAACTTCAGGACAACAGACGGCAAAGGCACCCTGCTGCAATACGTGGCTGAAATGTTAGAAGCGGTGAACCCGCACCTACAACAGATCTCGAGCGAGCTGATGCCGACCGTCGACGAGGGTTGCGACATCGATGTTGCCAGCATTGAGCAGGAGCTCAAGAAGCTGCGGGGTCGCCTGCAGAAGTGTAAGCTTCTGATTGAGCAACTGAAGAATGACGTACGCTGGACGAACGTGCTAGGTAAGTTTATCTACCGCTCGTTGCCGGTGCTGGAGCGCGTCGAGAAGCTCGCGGAGTCGATTAACGGGAAGGCGGAGCGCCTGCGAGAGTTCCTGtgcgaaaagaaagagacgtTTTCTCTGAATGAGGTGCTGCGGGTTTTATCCAACTTCTGCAAGCGGTACGAGCAGGAGCGCGACAAGCAACGGCTGCGGCAGGAACGCCAAGACCGCATGGAGGGGAacaagcagcggcggcagagcaTGATGTCCGGCGCCATAGCGAGTGAAGGTGACCTGCCGTTGCAGACGCAGCCCACCTCACCACCAAAACGACCACTCAatgcgcagccgcagtcTTTAGATAGACCTTTTCTGGACCTGCATGCGAGTGCTAACACTGCGAAGGGCGCTAAAGATTCTCCTGACGCTGCCTTCCGTCCGCAACGGTCGCCGCAGCCCCGCGAAGACGTTGCTAACGCCGAGTCCAGCCCCAGCGGCCTTCGTGGCGGCGCGAGCGGGCAGTCTCCTGGGCTTGCCTGCGCTAGTTGCTCCATTGGCAGCTCCGGTACCGCTGAGCACGCAAGATTGCACTCGCTACGCAGTAATGTAAGTGGTGCTGGAGACAGGGCTAAAAACCGTACATCCCCACCAGTGgaccgcaccaccaccagcagcagcagcacccctgtCAATAGCATCACGGGTGGAGGCTACTACCGACGTCTCAGTAACAGTAAAGTGAAGCAACCCGGTGACGGCACTCCCATTGCTTCAGGTGGTGGACCTCCACCGAGCTCGAGTGCCCATTCCAGCACGGGCGCTGTCGGAGGTGAGGTGTTGCCGCCTGTAGACAGGTCTACGCTTGTCACGTCTGCACGCCCCTCCAACAGCGCGCGGACCCCCGTGACAAGCGTTCAACGAGGCGCTCAACAAAGataa
- a CDS encoding hypothetical protein (TriTrypDB/GeneDB-style sysID: LpmP.17.0930), which translates to MHVRTKRDGVAEVFERNRVALVMQQALAKRYAHPLPSPLSDGVCDGRLVEAESGSTVTSDMASKSPSSPPRLTSPLHYTLRRCSRTEFYLHSTSLIDDTCPGYMESSAPRVSPSVSAHWQSRDDEACVATAVAAECWRHAAFTALTQTDLRRLCGLSEETVAGVSGHQCSSTPSSPPLPATPVVLHLHRSSPPLVTHQEFFEMPPRWVMQSLGEVDQHTFHNFSEWDCRRRVTPLDVGATVVKQATNAGTAALPTTAFTPGGGQTAAQVAPAVPLYSPAQMMTERGGAASPSSSSLGCTSVSLSEAELVPHPQARFRVRTTATMAHGRYWVDVVPLTAEEVCEGKAERVLVSPPTAIPAATDSMESGIASERVDRDALLLRPPAALYVDPLLPCDELYSERGVNTSVYVFFLRAVQRQRQNGLADRRISHEIAASDCDIDSRGMRAGTRTGVSSPSEVAAALAVRLSLCARQRRLELARRIDRAIAAENCSSALQRAPVREAATLAITRTAVASAKCSGLSAPAVSLQVRVDHARGSLQLRALILEGAADCTTDVPASEWDTDRPTAALTSSTLAQPPLQETGASPVVHAKRRRDTVDGEEPAQDRHRVATSTATQSPTVEVLLRSAWKLAALYDMTRSAALAQREAERDASEESSEAGAQNRTAAQTRTSPLTSSSSRIATSLMARLTGMPQAASALTASGTSGANSEVPCGSSWSTVVLHAGSALLPSTVPVVDEKVPCPAASSSRQIDHPIAASPGLLLADGDPPTGVLATSAIPITTLTTTTTTAAERVFLARFFMLLLRYRTLFGEHGRNQGPQAAVPPPVMEHLAATFEISAEAFASPLNTQLPQFGSLFPDTDRHFGSMGSFFDLQFGGAGGDLPTQRAPSLTDSAAASQGCHVEVNPPFDTTLLRHMATHLLSCLARAQESAQSLLFLILLPSHDLTDAEKTAAAAVTSTQPPTTYQPTPTAATKRLGSDCRCDSSAAAVVSTSAQLSTERILRESPYCLAHVLCAAMESAYVDGHQHLLQSPFFRIETPTRLILLGNAAARARFPYAAAQLESVRAAWKELTESALLPQC; encoded by the coding sequence ATGCATGTGCGAACCAAACGCGATGGCGTGGCGGAGGTGTTTGAGCGGAATCGAGTGGCGCTGGTCATGCAGCAGGCGCTCGCCAAGCGCTACGCCCATccgctgccgtcaccgctCTCTGATGGCGTGTGTGACGGTCGCCTTGTGGAGGCTGAGAGCGGTAGCACTGTTACGTCTGACATGGCCAGCAAGTCGCCTTCCTCACCGCCTCGCTTGACGTCTCCACTGCACTACACGCTACGCCGGTGCTCTCGCACCGAGTTTTATCTTCATTCCACCTCACTGATTGATGACACCTGCCCAGGCTACATGGAGTCCAGCGCTCCGAgggtctctccctctgtgtcgGCCCACTGGCAGTCCCGGGACGACGAAGCCTGTGTGGCAACGGCTGTGGCCGCAGAGTGTTGGCGTCACGCCGCCTTCACAGCACTTACACAGACAGACCTGCGCCGACTCTGCGGACTCTCCGAGGAAACGGTGGCCGGCGTCAGCGGACACCAGTGCAGCTCCACACCGTCGTCGCCCCCTCTTCCAGCGACGCCGGTCGTGTTGCATCTCCAccgctcctctccacccctcgTAACTCATCAGGAGTTCTTTGAGATGCCACCTCGATGGGTCATGCAGAGCCTCGGCGAGGTGGATCAGCACACTTTTCACAACTTCTCTGAGTGGGATTGCCGGCGCCGCGTCACACCACTCGACGTAGGGGCCACCGTCGTGAAGCAGGCAACGAACGCTGGAACAGCTGCTCTTCCTACTACTGCTTTCACTCCTGGCGGTGGCCAGACTGCCGCCCAGGTAGCTCCGGCGGTACCACTATATTCCCCAGCTCAGATGATgacggagagaggcggtgctgcatcACCATCATCCTCGTCTCTGGGCTGCACGTCTGTGTCCCTTTCAGAGGCAGAGCTTGTGCCGCATCCTCAAGCGCGTTTCCGTGTGCGTACAACGGCGACGATGGCACACGGGAGGTACTGGGTGGACGTCGTACCGCTCACGGCGGAGGAAGTGTGTGAGGGGAAGGCGGAAAGAGTGCTGGTAAGTCCACCTACTGCGATCCCTGCTGCTACCGACTCCATGGAGAGCGGCATTGCCAGTGAGCGCGTCGACCGCgacgcgttgctgctgcgtcctCCTGCGGCGCTTTATGTGGACCCACTTTTGCCCTGTGATGAGCTCTACAGCGAACGCGGCGTCAACACCAGCGTCTATGTCTTCTTCCTGCGCGCGGTccaacgacaacgacaaaATGGCCTCGCAGACCGTCGCATCTCGCACGAGATCGCCGCCTCTGACTGCGACATTGACAGTAGGGGTATGAGAGCCGGCACAAGAACAGGTGTATCCAGCCCATCGGAggtcgcagcggcgctggccgTGCGGCTTTCCCTGtgcgcacggcagcggcgtctggAGTTGGCGAGACGCATTGATCGAGCAATAGCCGCTGAGAACTGTTCATCTGCACTGCAACGCGCCCCTGTGAGAGAAGCTGCTACGCTTGCCATAACCCGCACGGCTGTTGCTTCTGCCAAGTGTTCGGGGCTTAGCGCACCCgcggtgtcgctgcaggTTCGTGTGGACCATGCTCGAGGATCTCTGCAGCTTCGCGCTCTAATACTGGAGGGTGCGGCGGACTGTACCACCGACGTACCAGCAAGCGAGTGGGACACAGACAGACCCACTGCAGCACTCACTTCCTCAACGCTGGCACAACCCCCTCTGCAAGAGACAGGAGCTTCCCCTGTTGTCCACGCAAAGCGAAGAAGGGACACAGTGGATGGTGAGGAGCCAGCGCAAGACCGCCACCGTGTTGCTACATCTACGGCGACACAGTCGCCAACAGTGGAGGTGTTGCTCCGCTCTGCTTGGAAGTTGGCTGCTCTCTACGACATGACGCGTtccgctgcgctggcgcagcgagagGCAGAGCGAGACGCCAGCGAGGAAAGCAGTGAGGCGGGTGCGCAAAAtcgcacagcggcgcagacgcgcacaTCTCCTCTGACTTCATCGTCCTCACGGATCGCGACGTCGCTCATGGCACGCCTTACAGGCATGCCGcaagctgcttcagctctAACAGCGTCAGGAACCTCTGGCGCTAACAGCGAAGTGCCATGTGGTTCCAGCTGGAGCACTGTGGTGCTTCATGCAGGGAGTGCACTTCTACCGTCGACAGTGCCGGTCGTTGATGAGAAGGTCCCTTGCCCAGCAGCATCGTCTTCTCGACAGATCGATCACCCAATCGCCGCTTCGCCTGGTTTGTTGTTGGCCGATGGCGATCCGCCAACTGGTGTTCTCGCAACTAGTGCAATTCCCATCACCACTCTGACAACCACCACAactacagcagcagagcgggTCTTTCTTGCGCGATTTTTCATGCTTCTCCTTCGGTATCGTACGCTTTTCGGGGAGCACGGGCGCAACCAAGGCCCACAAGcggctgtgccgccgccggtgatggagcacctcgccgccaccttcGAGATCAGCGCAGAGGCGTTCGCGTCGCCGCTGAACACGCAGCTGCCTCAGTTTGGCTCTCTGTTTCctgacacagacagacactTTGGCAGCATGGGGTCCTTCTTCGACCTCCAGTttggcggtgccggcggcgACCTTCCCACCCAACGAGCGCCGAGTCTGACCGactccgctgcagcgtcgcaggGATGCCACGTCGAAGTCAATCCGCCCTTTGACACAACTCTTCTTCGGCACATGGCGACGCATCTGCTCTCCTGTCTGGCGCGTGCGCAGGAGTCGGCGCAGAGCCTGCTGTTCCTCATTCTACTGCCCAGCCATGACTTGACAGACGCGGAGaagacggcagcagcagctgtgacAAGCACTCAACCCCCAACGACATATCAACCAACACCCACGGCAGCCACGAAACGCCTCGGCAGCGATTGTCGGTGTgacagcagtgctgctgctgttgtttctACTTCTGCGCAACTGAGTACTGAGCGCATCCTGCGTGAGTCGCCGTACTGCCTCGCCCATGTCCTTTGCGCGGCGATGGAGTCGGCCTACGTAGACGgacaccagcacctcctgcagagTCCCTTCTTCCGTATCGAGACGCCGACGCGTTTGATTCTTCTCGGCAACGCTGCGGCCCGTGCGCGCTTCCCttacgccgccgcgcagctggagTCGGTGCGTGCGGCTTGGAAGGAGCTGACGGAGAGCGCGCTTCTGCCGCAGTGCTGA